A genome region from Primulina eburnea isolate SZY01 chromosome 9, ASM2296580v1, whole genome shotgun sequence includes the following:
- the LOC140841771 gene encoding uncharacterized protein: MDSGNSDSSSCGEEQEYDSRAAAAACSFSSFVNNPVPPQPLPFDPFSNFLQLQNSSPLNPNVFWSRNSDLSFENPCPNNNIINFPFTAPPQPPTVVGSGGNNLTDAPQAIAAENGTQNRNPAARNTKKRSRASRRAPTTVLTTDTSNFRAMVQEFTGIPAPPFTSSSLYQRSRLDLYGASSSMRLKAHDAAHPPHLHRPFAQEIQRPPLPQPFLTSSASISSSSTTNSAASTSTHPMNYRPLSTQNSNLFNLISNHNLNSFLPIDHKFPFSSSVNLPSKFQGSFEIPTNHGLHSNVKTAGFDEFPFRRGNVSAAIGNLPNLVSSDQIQPRTDHNNDADETRTLNGIHNFSRNIRNQKMDYFQNSSTDFHGDKGQENIGTRSSEGMMESWICSSELK; encoded by the coding sequence ATGGATTCTGGCAATAGTGACTCGTCGAGCTGTGGTGAGGAACAGGAGTATGATTCAcgcgccgccgccgccgcctgCTCCTTCTCTTCTTTTGTGAATAACCCAGTACCTCCCCAGCCGCTACCATTCGATCCATTTTCTAACTTTTTACAACTCCAAAATTCATCTCCGTTAAATCCTAATGTTTTCTGGTCAAGAAACAGTGATCTTAGTTTTGAAAATCCTTGCCCTAACAATAACATCATCAACTTCCCCTTCACGGCTCCTCCCCAGCCACCAACGGTGGTTGGATCCGGCGGCAACAATCTCACCGATGCACCGCAAGCAATTGCCGCAGAGAACGGGACTCAAAACCGGAACCCGGCGGCGCGTAACACGAAGAAAAGATCTAGAGCTTCGAGACGCGCGCCTACAACTGTTCTTACTACGGATACATCAAATTTCAGGGCAATGGTGCAAGAATTCACCGGCATCCCCGCGCCTCCTTTCACCTCATCTTCACTATACCAAAGAAGCAGGCTTGATCTTTACGGTGCATCCTCAAGCATGAGATTAAAAGCCCACGACGCCGCTCATCCACCGCATCTCCACCGACCATTTGCACAAGAAATTCAACGGCCGCCTCTTCCGCAGCCATTTCTTACCTCTTCTGCTTCCATTTCATCTTCAAGTACTACCAACAGTGCAGCTTCGACTTCAACTCATCCGATGAACTACCGACCACTTTCGACTCAAAATTCAAATCTTTTCAACTTGATTTCAAACCACAATCTCAATTCATTCCTTCCAATAGATCACAAATTCCCATTCTCAAGTTCTGTTAATCTCCCGTCAAAATTTCAGGGTTCTTTCGAAATCCCAACAAATCATGGCCTGCATTCAAATGTCAAAACGGCAGGGTTTGATGAATTTCCTTTCCGCCGCGGGAACGTTTCTGCAGCCATTGGTAACCTCCCAAACCTTGTTTCCTCCGATCAAATCCAACCCAGAACCGATCATAATAATGACGCAGATGAAACAAGAACTTTGAATGGAATCCACAATTTCTCGAGGAATATAAGAAATCAGAAGATGGATTACTTTCAGAATTCCTCAACGGATTTTCATGGCGACAAGGGGCAGGAAAACATTGGCACGAGGAGTTCAGAAGGTATGATGGAATCATGGATTTGTTCTTCCGAGTTGAAATGA